In a genomic window of Croceibacterium sp. TMG7-5b_MA50:
- the pyrH gene encoding UMP kinase has protein sequence MSMPPAKRVLLKLSGEVLMGEKQFGIDPAFVAELAAEVKAAKETGLELCLVIGGGNIFRGMAGAAQGMERAQADYMGMLATVMNALAMQSALEQLGVETRVQSAIDMDQVCEPVIRRRAERHLAKGRVVIFAAGVGAPYFTTDSGAALRAAEMQCDALLKGTSVDGVYNADPKKDPAAKRFDTVTYDKVLGDNLKVMDASAVALCRDNRIPIVVFSIREKGNLARVLAGEGVQTIVQGEA, from the coding sequence ATGTCCATGCCGCCCGCCAAACGCGTCCTGCTGAAGCTGTCGGGCGAGGTGCTGATGGGGGAGAAGCAATTCGGCATCGACCCCGCCTTCGTGGCGGAACTGGCGGCGGAGGTGAAGGCGGCCAAGGAAACCGGACTGGAACTGTGCCTGGTAATCGGCGGCGGCAACATCTTTCGCGGCATGGCCGGTGCGGCCCAGGGGATGGAGCGGGCGCAGGCCGATTACATGGGCATGCTGGCGACGGTCATGAACGCCCTCGCCATGCAGAGCGCGCTGGAGCAGCTCGGCGTGGAGACGCGGGTGCAATCCGCGATTGACATGGACCAGGTGTGCGAGCCGGTGATCCGGCGCCGCGCCGAGCGTCATCTGGCGAAGGGCCGCGTGGTGATCTTCGCCGCGGGCGTGGGTGCACCCTATTTCACCACTGATTCCGGCGCTGCGCTGCGCGCGGCCGAGATGCAGTGCGATGCGTTGCTGAAGGGCACCAGCGTCGACGGGGTCTACAATGCCGATCCGAAGAAGGATCCGGCAGCCAAGCGTTTCGACACAGTCACTTACGACAAGGTCTTGGGTGACAATCTGAAGGTGATGGATGCCTCCGCCGTGGCACTGTGCCGCGACAACCGGATCCCGATCGTGGTGTTCTCCATCCGCGAGAAGGGTAATCTGGCGCGCGTGCTGGCGGGCGAGGGTGTCCAGACGATCGTGCAAGGGGAAGCCTGA
- the frr gene encoding ribosome recycling factor has protein sequence MAQKYDKADVERRMTGAVESLKGDLSGLRTGRANVALLDPVMVEVYGALMPLNQVATVSAPEPRMLSVQVWDRANVIPVEKGIARSNLGLNPSIDGQTLRLPLPDLTEERRKDLAKLAGKYAEGAKIAIRNVRRDAMELLKDDEKKKQISEDERKRLEDEVQTLTDRYIKDVDAATEAKEKEILQR, from the coding sequence ATGGCGCAGAAGTATGACAAGGCCGACGTCGAGCGGCGGATGACCGGCGCGGTGGAGAGCCTGAAGGGTGATCTGTCGGGCCTGCGTACCGGCCGCGCCAATGTGGCGCTGCTCGATCCGGTCATGGTGGAGGTCTACGGCGCGCTGATGCCGCTGAACCAGGTCGCCACCGTCTCCGCGCCGGAGCCGCGCATGTTGAGCGTGCAGGTGTGGGACCGGGCCAATGTGATCCCGGTCGAAAAGGGGATCGCCCGGTCCAATCTGGGCCTCAATCCCAGCATCGATGGGCAGACGCTGCGCCTGCCGCTGCCGGACCTGACGGAGGAGCGGCGCAAGGATCTGGCGAAGCTCGCCGGCAAGTATGCCGAAGGGGCCAAGATCGCCATCCGCAATGTCCGCCGCGATGCGATGGAATTGCTGAAGGATGACGAGAAGAAGAAGCAGATCAGCGAGGACGAGCGCAAGCGGCTGGAGGACGAGGTCCAGACCCTGACCGACCGTTACATCAAGGACGTCGACGCCGCGACGGAGGCGAAGGAAAAGGAAATCCTGCAGCGGTGA
- a CDS encoding phosphatidylcholine/phosphatidylserine synthase gives MTATMPDPADSGAWLGPKASEDDDRVASAQRPAPGLALRAVIPNAITAAALCSGLTGIRFAITGDWERALFAIILAGLLDGIDGRIARLLKAQSRFGAELDSLADSLSFGMAPALVLFLWSLQDLPRFGWFAALAFAICCALRLARFNARIDMEEQPHKSAGFLTGVPAPLGAGLAFLPMYLWLASGEPVFREPALVAVWTVLVAGLMISNLATLSWTSFRPRSSVRLAAIALAGLTFAALLTEPWATLAVLSIAYLALLPVSIVRYARLRRQRSTPGGRAAAPAAATAPAAAVGPEADPPLAK, from the coding sequence ATGACCGCCACCATGCCCGATCCCGCCGACAGCGGTGCCTGGCTGGGTCCCAAGGCAAGCGAGGACGATGATCGGGTCGCCTCGGCGCAGCGGCCGGCGCCGGGCCTGGCGCTGCGGGCGGTCATCCCCAACGCAATCACCGCCGCGGCGCTGTGTTCCGGCCTGACTGGCATCCGCTTCGCCATCACCGGGGACTGGGAACGCGCGCTGTTCGCCATCATCCTGGCGGGCCTGCTGGATGGCATCGACGGCCGCATCGCCCGGCTGCTGAAGGCGCAGTCGCGCTTCGGTGCGGAGCTGGACAGCCTGGCCGATTCGCTCAGCTTCGGCATGGCACCCGCATTGGTGCTGTTCCTGTGGTCGCTGCAGGACCTGCCGCGCTTCGGCTGGTTCGCGGCGCTGGCCTTCGCCATCTGCTGCGCGCTGCGGCTGGCGCGGTTCAATGCCCGCATCGACATGGAGGAGCAGCCGCACAAATCGGCCGGCTTCCTGACCGGCGTGCCCGCGCCATTGGGTGCGGGCCTCGCCTTCCTACCGATGTATCTATGGCTGGCGAGCGGGGAGCCGGTGTTCCGCGAACCCGCGCTGGTGGCGGTGTGGACGGTGCTGGTCGCCGGGCTGATGATCTCCAACCTGGCGACGCTCAGCTGGACTTCGTTCCGCCCGCGCTCCAGCGTCAGGCTGGCGGCAATTGCGCTGGCCGGGCTGACCTTTGCCGCGCTGCTGACCGAACCGTGGGCGACGCTGGCGGTTCTTTCGATCGCCTATCTGGCGCTGCTGCCGGTCAGCATCGTGCGCTACGCCCGGCTCAGGCGGCAGCGCTCCACGCCGGGCGGGCGCGCGGCAGCGCCTGCCGCCGCGACGGCACCGGCCGCAGCCGTCGGTCCTGAGGCCGATCCGCCGCTGGCGAAATGA
- a CDS encoding phosphatidylserine decarboxylase, with protein sequence MAGELLDNKGRGTAAWSLPPIHPEGRKFGLIAVAAALFFLFALDWEIIGWPLLCLSAGVFAFFRDPERVVPQGEELVVAPADGLVTMIATVPPPVELQMADAAGRAGLGAAPVTRISIFMSMFDVHINRAPVAGTVRRVVYIPGKFVNADLDKASEDNERQHLLIERADGVAIGCTQIAGLVARRIVPFVKPGDIVAAGQRIGLIRFGSRVDVYLPAGTDAQVVLGQKTVCGETVLAQLGGQGLIEGISQ encoded by the coding sequence ATGGCTGGAGAATTGCTGGACAACAAGGGCCGCGGCACGGCCGCCTGGTCGCTGCCGCCGATCCACCCGGAAGGGCGCAAATTCGGGCTGATCGCGGTCGCGGCGGCTTTATTTTTTCTGTTCGCGCTGGATTGGGAGATCATCGGCTGGCCGCTGCTGTGCCTGTCGGCCGGCGTGTTCGCCTTCTTCCGCGATCCCGAACGGGTGGTGCCGCAGGGGGAAGAACTGGTGGTCGCACCGGCCGACGGGCTGGTCACGATGATCGCCACCGTGCCGCCTCCGGTTGAGCTGCAGATGGCGGATGCCGCCGGCCGGGCTGGGCTGGGCGCCGCGCCGGTGACGCGCATCTCCATCTTCATGTCGATGTTCGACGTCCACATCAACCGCGCGCCGGTGGCCGGGACGGTTCGCCGGGTGGTGTACATCCCCGGCAAGTTCGTGAATGCCGACCTCGACAAGGCGAGCGAGGATAACGAGCGGCAGCATTTGCTGATCGAGCGGGCCGATGGCGTGGCGATCGGCTGCACCCAGATCGCGGGACTGGTCGCGCGGCGCATCGTGCCGTTCGTGAAGCCGGGCGACATCGTGGCGGCGGGCCAGCGGATCGGCCTCATCCGGTTCGGCAGCCGGGTCGATGTGTATCTGCCGGCCGGAACCGATGCGCAGGTCGTGCTTGGTCAGAAGACTGTCTGCGGCGAAACCGTGCTGGCGCAGCTGGGCGGGCAGGGCCTGATCGAAGGAATAAGCCAATGA
- the ybaL gene encoding YbaL family putative K(+) efflux transporter, which produces MLHHSPLIATIVAGLVAAFFMGAIAHRLRIAPIAGYLAAGVLVGPFTPGFVADVALANELAELGVILLMFGVGLHFSLRDLLSVRHIAVPGALIQIAVATMLGLALTSWLGWSLAAGLVFGLALSVASTVVLLRAMQARDLLETERGRIAVGWLIVEDLAMVIALVLLPPLAELIDGGGASGGSDIAATIGVTLLKVCGFIAFMLIVGRRIIPLALHWVAHTGSRELFRLAVLAIALGVAFGAASVFDVSFALGAFFAGMILGETQLSRRAAEETLPLRDAFAVLFFVSVGMLFDPSVIAQQPLSLLVTVAIIILGKSAAAFAIVRAFGHSTRTAVTIAASLAQIGEFSFILAGLGTDLGILPDAGRDLILAGAILSIFVNPVVFTAAAGRIARARQDAIDEADAIERERERERREHVVLIGYGRVGRLFAEGARQSGRALVIIEDQPDVMERARNDGFTIVHGNAASIRTLREAGIAEAAKLVIAIPEGYEAGVIAQRARKANADLTIFARAHSDEEVAHLQRHGADHVVMGEREIARRLIAMLARSREAPG; this is translated from the coding sequence ATGCTGCACCATTCACCGCTGATCGCCACGATCGTAGCGGGTCTCGTCGCCGCCTTCTTCATGGGGGCGATCGCCCACCGCCTGCGCATCGCGCCAATCGCCGGCTATCTGGCGGCGGGCGTGCTGGTCGGCCCGTTTACGCCGGGCTTCGTCGCCGACGTGGCGCTGGCCAACGAGCTGGCGGAGCTTGGCGTCATCCTGCTGATGTTCGGGGTCGGCCTGCATTTCTCCCTTCGGGATCTGTTGTCCGTCCGCCACATCGCGGTGCCCGGCGCATTGATCCAGATCGCGGTGGCGACGATGCTCGGCCTCGCGCTCACCTCGTGGCTGGGCTGGTCGCTGGCCGCCGGGCTGGTGTTCGGCCTCGCCTTGTCGGTCGCGAGCACCGTGGTCCTGCTCCGCGCGATGCAGGCGCGCGACCTCCTGGAGACGGAGCGCGGGCGCATCGCCGTCGGCTGGCTGATCGTGGAGGATCTCGCCATGGTCATCGCCCTGGTCCTGCTACCCCCCTTGGCGGAGCTGATCGACGGCGGCGGCGCCTCCGGCGGCAGCGACATCGCCGCGACCATTGGGGTCACGCTGCTGAAGGTCTGCGGCTTCATCGCCTTCATGCTGATCGTCGGACGGCGGATCATTCCGCTGGCCCTGCACTGGGTGGCGCATACCGGATCGCGCGAGCTGTTCCGGCTGGCCGTGCTGGCGATCGCGCTGGGCGTGGCGTTCGGCGCCGCCTCCGTCTTCGACGTGTCGTTCGCGCTGGGCGCCTTCTTCGCCGGCATGATCCTGGGCGAAACGCAATTGTCCCGCCGCGCCGCGGAAGAGACGCTGCCGCTGCGCGATGCCTTCGCCGTGCTGTTCTTCGTGTCGGTGGGCATGCTGTTCGATCCGTCGGTGATCGCGCAGCAGCCGCTGTCGCTGCTGGTGACGGTCGCGATCATCATCCTGGGCAAGTCGGCCGCCGCCTTCGCCATCGTGCGAGCGTTCGGCCATTCGACCCGCACCGCTGTCACCATCGCTGCCAGCCTGGCGCAGATCGGAGAATTCTCTTTCATCCTGGCGGGCCTCGGCACGGATCTGGGTATCCTGCCCGATGCAGGGCGCGACCTGATCCTGGCGGGGGCGATCCTGTCGATCTTCGTCAACCCGGTGGTCTTCACCGCGGCCGCAGGCCGCATCGCCCGCGCGCGGCAGGATGCCATTGACGAGGCCGACGCGATCGAGCGGGAGCGCGAGCGGGAACGGCGCGAACATGTCGTGCTGATCGGCTATGGCCGGGTCGGCCGGCTGTTTGCCGAAGGTGCGCGGCAGTCAGGCCGCGCGCTGGTCATCATCGAGGATCAGCCCGACGTGATGGAGCGGGCCCGCAATGACGGCTTCACCATCGTCCACGGCAATGCCGCATCGATCAGGACCCTGCGGGAAGCCGGCATCGCGGAGGCGGCCAAGCTGGTGATCGCCATTCCGGAAGGGTACGAGGCCGGCGTGATCGCGCAGCGGGCCCGCAAAGCCAATGCGGACCTGACGATTTTCGCGCGCGCGCATTCGGACGAGGAGGTCGCCCATCTGCAACGTCACGGCGCCGACCACGTCGTGATGGGGGAGCGGGAGATCGCCCGCCGGCTCATCGCCATGCTGGCGAGGAGCCGGGAGGCGCCGGGCTGA
- the rpsB gene encoding 30S ribosomal protein S2: protein MAVPTVSMHQLIEAGAHFGHQTHRWNPRMKPYIFGARNGVHIIDLSQTVPLMARALDFVSATTRAGGKVLFVGTKRQAQEPIAQAARACGQHFVNHRWLGGMLTNWRTISQSIKRLKTLEEQLAGDTAGLTKKEVLQLTRERDKLELSLGGIRDMGGIPDVMFVIDANKEELAIKEANVLGIPVVAVLDTNVDPSGIAFPIPGNDDASRAVRLYCEALAAAASQGRTQGVVDSGADFGAMDLPPEEAEAAAEPAAAEPAPAEETAAPAQA from the coding sequence ATGGCGGTTCCCACCGTCTCCATGCACCAATTGATCGAAGCCGGCGCGCATTTCGGGCACCAGACTCACCGCTGGAACCCGCGCATGAAGCCGTACATCTTCGGCGCGCGCAATGGCGTCCACATCATCGACCTGTCGCAGACCGTGCCGCTGATGGCGCGCGCGCTGGACTTCGTGTCGGCCACCACCCGCGCGGGCGGCAAGGTGCTGTTCGTCGGCACCAAGCGCCAAGCGCAGGAGCCGATCGCTCAGGCCGCGCGCGCCTGTGGCCAGCACTTCGTCAATCATCGCTGGCTGGGCGGCATGCTGACCAACTGGCGCACCATCAGCCAGTCGATCAAGCGGCTGAAGACCCTTGAGGAGCAGCTGGCGGGCGACACCGCGGGCCTGACCAAGAAGGAAGTGCTGCAGCTGACGCGTGAGCGTGACAAGCTGGAGCTGTCGCTGGGCGGTATCCGCGACATGGGCGGCATCCCCGACGTGATGTTCGTGATCGACGCCAACAAGGAAGAGCTGGCGATCAAGGAAGCCAACGTGCTCGGCATCCCGGTCGTCGCCGTGCTCGACACCAATGTCGATCCCAGCGGCATCGCCTTCCCGATCCCCGGCAATGACGACGCCAGCCGTGCGGTCCGCCTGTATTGCGAGGCGCTCGCCGCCGCCGCCAGCCAGGGCCGGACGCAGGGCGTGGTGGATTCGGGTGCCGATTTCGGCGCCATGGACCTGCCGCCGGAAGAGGCTGAGGCCGCTGCAGAGCCCGCGGCTGCCGAGCCGGCCCCGGCTGAAGAGACCGCCGCCCCCGCACAGGCGTAA
- a CDS encoding HU family DNA-binding protein: protein MNKNELIVAVAEASGLSRTDTTRAVESVFETITETLKSGNEVRLVGFGTFTVSKRKASTGRNPRTGEPMTIKASSQPKFKAGKTLKDSVN, encoded by the coding sequence ATGAACAAGAATGAGCTGATCGTCGCGGTTGCCGAAGCCAGTGGCCTGTCTCGCACCGACACGACGAGAGCCGTCGAGAGCGTGTTCGAGACCATCACCGAAACGCTGAAGAGCGGGAACGAGGTCCGCCTGGTCGGCTTCGGCACCTTCACCGTGTCCAAGCGCAAGGCGTCCACCGGCCGTAACCCGCGAACCGGCGAGCCGATGACGATCAAGGCGAGCAGCCAGCCCAAGTTCAAGGCCGGCAAGACGCTGAAGGATTCGGTCAACTGA
- the tsf gene encoding translation elongation factor Ts, which yields MAAYTAADVKNLRERTGAGMMDCKKALSETNGDVEAAVDALRARGLAAAQKKSSRTAAEGLVGVAVEGLKGVAVEVNSETDFVAKNEQFQDFVRKVTGVALTQDGDEIDALKDAGYPGGGTVGEKLTDNVATIGENQQLRRMKSVRVNSGLVVPYMHNAQAPNLGKIGVLVALESEAGADVLEPLGKQIAMHIAAAFPQALDADSLDADVIERERAIAREKAAESGKPEAVQEKMVDGAVKKFAKENALLSQLFVMDNKTPIADVVAQAGKEAGKPITLVDYVRYQLGEGIEKEQTDFAAEVAAAVKG from the coding sequence ATGGCAGCTTACACCGCCGCTGACGTCAAGAACCTGCGCGAACGGACTGGCGCGGGCATGATGGACTGCAAGAAGGCGCTGTCCGAGACCAATGGCGACGTGGAAGCCGCCGTGGATGCGCTGCGCGCCCGTGGCCTCGCCGCCGCGCAGAAGAAGTCCAGCCGCACCGCGGCCGAGGGCCTGGTCGGCGTTGCCGTCGAGGGTCTGAAGGGCGTGGCGGTGGAGGTGAACTCCGAAACCGACTTCGTCGCCAAGAACGAGCAGTTCCAGGACTTCGTCCGCAAGGTCACCGGCGTAGCGCTGACGCAGGACGGCGATGAGATCGACGCGCTGAAGGATGCCGGCTACCCCGGCGGCGGCACCGTTGGCGAGAAGCTGACCGACAATGTCGCCACCATCGGCGAGAACCAGCAGCTGCGCCGCATGAAGAGCGTGCGCGTGAACAGCGGTCTGGTCGTGCCTTACATGCACAATGCGCAGGCGCCGAACCTGGGCAAGATCGGCGTGCTGGTCGCGCTGGAGAGCGAAGCCGGCGCCGATGTGCTGGAGCCGCTGGGCAAGCAGATCGCGATGCACATCGCCGCCGCGTTCCCGCAGGCGCTGGACGCCGACAGCCTGGATGCCGACGTGATCGAGCGTGAGCGCGCGATCGCCCGCGAGAAGGCGGCCGAGAGCGGCAAGCCGGAAGCGGTGCAGGAGAAGATGGTCGATGGCGCGGTGAAGAAGTTCGCCAAGGAGAACGCCCTCCTCAGCCAGCTGTTCGTGATGGACAACAAGACCCCGATCGCGGACGTGGTCGCGCAGGCTGGCAAGGAAGCCGGCAAGCCGATCACCCTGGTGGATTATGTCCGTTACCAGCTGGGTGAGGGCATCGAGAAGGAGCAGACCGACTTCGCTGCCGAGGTCGCTGCCGCCGTTAAGGGCTGA
- the rlmB gene encoding 23S rRNA (guanosine(2251)-2'-O)-methyltransferase RlmB — protein sequence MARRNDKAPLRGRAGRMQGGRGSGRASQGAVRLWGRHAVEAALKNPQRQHRKLWATREGIASLDGELPADFPVEYADVADLGRLVARDAPHQGLVLECAPLEELHLADVIAPDSDTEEANRPIVILDQVTDPHNVGAILRSAAAFGACAIVTQDRHAPPESGVVAKSASGALEIVPWVRVVNLARALEDLAEAGYWRLGLAGEADATLAEALPAGRVAFVLGAEGEGMRHNIAAHCDALCRLPISAAMESLNVSNAAAIALYAAAAR from the coding sequence ATGGCCAGGCGCAACGACAAGGCTCCCTTGCGCGGGCGCGCTGGACGGATGCAGGGCGGGCGCGGGTCCGGCCGAGCATCACAGGGGGCGGTGCGCCTGTGGGGCCGGCATGCGGTGGAGGCCGCGCTCAAGAACCCGCAGCGCCAGCATCGCAAGCTGTGGGCCACGCGCGAAGGCATCGCATCGCTGGATGGGGAACTGCCGGCCGACTTCCCGGTGGAATATGCCGATGTCGCCGATCTCGGCCGGCTGGTCGCGCGCGATGCCCCGCACCAGGGGCTGGTGCTCGAATGCGCCCCGCTGGAGGAGCTGCACCTTGCCGACGTGATCGCCCCTGACAGCGATACGGAGGAGGCGAACCGCCCCATCGTGATCCTGGACCAAGTGACCGATCCCCACAATGTGGGCGCGATCCTGCGCTCCGCCGCGGCATTCGGCGCCTGCGCGATCGTCACGCAGGATCGGCACGCCCCGCCCGAAAGCGGCGTCGTGGCCAAGTCCGCCAGCGGTGCGCTGGAGATCGTGCCGTGGGTGCGGGTCGTGAACCTCGCCCGCGCGCTGGAGGACCTGGCGGAGGCCGGCTACTGGCGGCTGGGCCTGGCGGGGGAGGCGGACGCCACCCTGGCCGAGGCGCTGCCGGCCGGGCGGGTGGCATTCGTGCTGGGGGCGGAAGGCGAAGGCATGCGGCACAATATCGCCGCGCACTGCGATGCGCTGTGCCGCCTGCCGATCAGCGCCGCGATGGAAAGCCTCAACGTATCCAACGCCGCGGCGATCGCGCTGTACGCGGCGGCGGCGCGATGA
- the lon gene encoding endopeptidase La — MTTYPLLPLRDIVVFPGMVVPLFVGRERSVAALEAAMEGDKDIFLLSQLDPGCDDPGADDLYDVGVIAQVLQLLKLPDGTVRVLVEGQSRARLDTLETTDDHVVATVEAMEDEVEEGDEATAMMRSALEQFGDYAKHSKKLPDDIEEELGQIEEAGKLADAIAAALQAKVSVKQSLLTEPSATKRLEMILSIMDGELSVMQVERKIRGRVKRQMEKTQREYYLNEQLKAIQNELGGGDEGDGNEIAELQAKIESTKLSTEARAKATAELKKLRSMQPMSAEATVVRNYLDVLLGLPWGKKSRLKKDIGKAQEVLDQDHYALDKVKDRIVEYLAVQARTNKLKGPILCLVGPPGVGKTSLGKSIAKATGREFIRQSLGGVRDEAEIRGHRRTYIGSLPGKIVQNLRKAGASNPLFLLDEIDKLGQDFRGDPASALLEVLDPEQNAKFQDHYLELDIDLSDIMFVCTANSLNLPQPLLDRMEIIRLEGYTEDEKVEIAQRHLIEKQVSQHGLKKEEFFLEEEALRDLIRYYTREAGVRTLEREIARLARKSLRRILEGKATSIRVTPENLGEFAGIRKFRHGMSDEDAQVGAVTGLAWTEVGGELLTIESVTTPGKGEVRTTGKLGEVMTESVQAAFSFVKARSPAYGIKPSLFARKNVHIHLPEGAVPKDGPSAGIGMVTSIVSTLTGIAVRPDVAMTGEVTLRGRVLPIGGLKEKLLAALRGGIRTVLIPAENQKDLAEIPANVKEGLEIIAVEHVDEVLARALVHRPDPIEWSEADDLASQPPVAGAHGSTAPSTAH; from the coding sequence ATGACCACTTATCCGCTCCTCCCCTTGCGCGACATCGTCGTGTTCCCCGGCATGGTCGTGCCGCTGTTCGTGGGGCGCGAACGTTCGGTCGCCGCTCTGGAGGCGGCGATGGAGGGTGACAAGGACATCTTTCTGCTGAGCCAGCTCGACCCCGGCTGCGACGATCCGGGCGCGGACGACCTGTATGACGTGGGTGTGATCGCGCAGGTGCTGCAATTGCTGAAGCTGCCCGACGGCACGGTGCGCGTGCTGGTGGAAGGCCAGTCCCGCGCGCGGCTCGACACGCTGGAGACGACGGACGACCACGTGGTCGCCACCGTGGAGGCGATGGAGGACGAGGTGGAGGAAGGCGACGAGGCCACCGCCATGATGCGCTCTGCCCTCGAACAGTTCGGCGATTACGCCAAGCACAGCAAGAAGCTGCCCGACGACATCGAGGAGGAGCTGGGTCAGATCGAGGAGGCGGGCAAGCTCGCCGATGCCATCGCCGCCGCGTTGCAGGCGAAGGTCTCCGTCAAGCAGTCGCTGCTGACCGAACCCAGCGCCACCAAGCGCCTGGAGATGATCCTGTCGATCATGGATGGCGAGCTGTCGGTGATGCAGGTGGAGCGCAAGATCCGCGGTCGCGTGAAGCGGCAGATGGAGAAGACGCAGCGCGAATACTACCTCAACGAACAGCTGAAGGCGATCCAGAACGAGCTGGGTGGCGGTGACGAGGGCGACGGCAACGAGATCGCCGAGCTGCAAGCCAAGATCGAAAGCACAAAGCTGTCGACGGAGGCGCGTGCCAAGGCGACGGCCGAGCTGAAGAAGCTGCGTTCCATGCAGCCGATGAGCGCGGAGGCGACGGTGGTGCGCAACTACCTCGACGTGCTGCTGGGCCTGCCATGGGGCAAGAAGTCGCGCCTGAAGAAGGACATCGGCAAGGCGCAGGAGGTGCTCGACCAGGATCACTATGCGCTGGACAAGGTGAAGGACCGGATCGTCGAGTACCTGGCGGTGCAGGCGCGGACCAACAAGCTCAAGGGGCCGATCCTGTGCCTCGTCGGCCCGCCGGGCGTGGGCAAGACCAGCCTTGGCAAGTCGATCGCCAAGGCGACCGGGCGCGAGTTCATCCGCCAGTCGCTGGGCGGTGTGCGCGACGAGGCGGAGATCCGCGGGCACCGGCGCACCTATATCGGCAGCCTGCCGGGCAAAATCGTGCAGAACCTGCGCAAGGCGGGGGCAAGCAACCCGCTGTTCCTGCTCGACGAGATCGACAAGCTGGGCCAGGACTTCCGCGGCGACCCCGCCAGTGCGCTGCTGGAGGTGCTTGACCCCGAACAGAACGCCAAGTTCCAGGACCATTACCTGGAGCTCGACATCGACCTGTCGGACATCATGTTCGTGTGCACCGCGAACAGCCTGAACTTGCCGCAGCCGCTGCTAGACCGGATGGAGATCATCCGGCTGGAAGGCTATACGGAGGACGAGAAGGTCGAGATCGCGCAGCGCCACCTGATCGAAAAGCAGGTTAGCCAGCACGGCCTGAAGAAGGAGGAGTTCTTCCTGGAGGAGGAGGCCCTGCGCGACCTCATCCGTTATTACACGCGGGAGGCCGGCGTGCGCACGCTGGAGCGGGAGATCGCCCGGCTGGCGCGCAAGAGCCTGCGTCGCATCCTGGAAGGCAAGGCGACCAGCATCAGGGTCACGCCGGAAAACCTCGGCGAGTTCGCGGGCATTCGCAAGTTCCGTCACGGCATGTCGGACGAGGACGCGCAGGTCGGTGCCGTCACCGGCCTCGCCTGGACGGAGGTGGGCGGCGAGCTGCTCACCATCGAGAGCGTGACCACCCCCGGCAAGGGCGAGGTGCGCACCACCGGCAAGCTGGGCGAGGTGATGACCGAATCGGTGCAGGCGGCGTTCTCCTTCGTTAAGGCGCGCAGCCCGGCCTACGGCATCAAGCCGTCGCTGTTCGCGCGCAAGAACGTCCACATCCACCTGCCCGAAGGGGCGGTACCCAAGGACGGCCCGAGCGCGGGCATCGGCATGGTCACGTCGATCGTCTCCACCTTGACGGGCATCGCGGTGCGGCCGGACGTCGCCATGACGGGCGAGGTCACCTTGCGCGGCCGCGTGCTGCCGATCGGCGGGCTGAAGGAGAAGCTGCTGGCCGCGCTGCGCGGTGGTATCCGCACCGTGCTGATCCCGGCGGAGAACCAGAAGGACCTGGCCGAGATTCCCGCCAATGTGAAGGAAGGGCTGGAGATCATCGCGGTCGAGCATGTGGACGAGGTGCTGGCGCGCGCGCTGGTGCATCGGCCCGACCCGATCGAATGGTCGGAAGCGGACGATCTCGCCAGCCAGCCGCCGGTTGCCGGTGCCCACGGGTCCACGGCGCCGTCCACCGCGCACTGA